ACACCATCGACGCGCAGGCGCACCCGGTCGCCGGTGCGATACAGCCGCGCACCCGCAAGGAACGGGCATGGCACAAAACGCTCGGCGGTCAGCGCCGGGCGACGGTGGTAACTGCGGGCCAGCCCGGTGCCGCCCAGGTAAAGCTCACCGGCGACACCGGCCGGTACCGGGTTCAGTTGCGCGTCCAGTACATAGGTGCCCAGGTTGGCGATGGGCCGGCCGATCGGCACGCTGTCGGCACCTTCGTCGATGCAGGTCCAGTGAGTGACGTCGATGGCCGCTTCAGTCGGGCCGTAGAGGTTGTAAAGACCAGCGCCGGGCAGCTTGGCGAATACCTGCAGCTGCGCATCCAGCGCCAGCGCCTCGCCGCTGCATACGATGCGCTTGAGGCTGGCGCAGGCCTGCACGCCCGGCTCATGGATAAATGCCTGGAGCATCGACGGCACGAAGTGCAGCGTGGTGATGGCGTGCTCGCCAATGGTCTCGATCAGGCGTGCCGGCTCGCGATGCGCGCCGGGCGCTGCGACCACCAGCCGTGCGCCGCTCATCAACGGCCAGAAGAACTCCCACACCGACACGTCAAAGCTGAACGGGGTTTTCTGCAACACCGCGTCGCTGGCGTCCAGGCCATAGGCTTGCTGCATCCAGCACAGGCGGTTGACCAGCGCGCGATGGCTGTTGCCGGCGCCCTTGGGTTTGCCGGTAGAGCCGGAGGTGTAGATCACATACGCAAGGTTCAGGGCCTCCACGTTGACGGCCAGTGATTCGTCGCTGTAGCCGTCGAGCCAGCCTTCTGCCTGGTCCAGGGCAATGACGCTGATGGTGTCGACCGGCAAGGTCGCCAGCAGGCTGTGCTGGCTGAGCAGCAACCGTATGCCGCTGTCTTCGATCATGTAGGCCAGGCGGTCGCGGGGGTATTCCGGGTCCAGCGGGACGTAGGCGCCACCGGCCTTGAGAATCGCCAGCAGGCCGACCACCATTTCGATGGAGCGCTCGATGCAGATCCCCACCAGTACGTCCGGTCCAACACCCTGCTCGCGCAAGGCATGGGCCAACCGGTTGGCGCGCGCGTCGAGCTGAACGTAGGTCAACTGCGTCGCGCCGAACACCAGAGCAATGGCGTGCGGAGTGCGTTGCACCTGATCGTCGATCAAATGGTGAATGCCACGTTCGGTCGGGTACGTCGCGGCCGTCTGGTTCCAGTCATGCACCAGCACGTGCTGCTCTGTGGCTTCGAGCATCGACAGTTCACCGATGCGCTGGCTGCCATCGGCGACCATCGCCTGCAACAGGTTGAGCCAATGCCGGGCCATGCGCTCGATGGTGGCGGCGTCGAACAGGTCGTTGGCGTAGGTCAGTGCAGCGTGCAGGGTGCCGGATTTTTCGAAGGTGTCCAGGCTCAGGTCGAACTGGGTGGTGCGGCCTTGCCATTGCACCAGCGACAACTCAAGCCCGGAAGCGGTGTTGACCGCAGCGATGTCCGCCACTTGCGGCTGGTGGTTGTACATCACCTGGAACAGCGGCGTATGGCTCAGGCTGCGCTCGACTTTCAAGGCTTCTACCAGGCGCTCGAACGGCAATTCCTGGTGAGCCTGGGCGCCCAGCGCGTGTTCCTTGATGCTTTGCAGCAGTTGGTCGACGCGGGTTTGCCCGGTCAGCTCGGTGCGCAACACCTGGGTGTTGACGAAGAAACCGATCAGCCCTTCAACTTCGCTGCGATTACGGTTGGCAATCGGCACGCCAACCCGAATATCGCCCTGGCCGGTGTAACGGTGCAGCAGCACATTGAACGCGCCAAGCAGCAGCATAAACAAGGTGACATTGTGTTTTTGCGCGCAACTGCGCAGCTGCGCGGCCAACGCCGGGTCAATCGCAAAATCATGCCGGGTGCCCTGGTAGCTGGGCATCGTCGGGCGCGGATGGTCGATGGGCAACTCCAGTACCGGGTGCTCATCCCCCAGGCGTGCCTGCCAGTATTCCAGCTGACGGGCCTGCTCGCCGGCCTCCAGCCAGCGGCGCTGCCACAGGGCGTAGTCGCTGTACTGGATCGGCAGGGCCGACAGTTGCGGCGGCTCATTGCGCTCATGGGCGTCGTAGCAGCGGATGAACTCGTCGATCAGCACGTTCATCGACCAGCCGTCGGAGACGATGTGGTGCAAGGTCAGCAGCAATACGTGCGCCTGCTCCGCCAGTTTGAGCAATTGCACCCTCAGCAACGGGCCGTTGGCCAGGTCGAAGGGCAGCAGCGACTGGCGGGTGGCGGCCTGCATCACCGCCTGCTCACGCTCGGCGGGTGCCAGGGCACTGAAGTCCAACTGTTCAACCACCAGCGGCGACTGCATGGCCACTTGCGACAGGCGCTCGTCTGCCTGGGGCTGGAACACCGTGCGCAAGGTTTCATGGCGGGCCACCAGGCTGGCGAACGCTTGCTCGATCGCCGGCAGGCTCAACGCGCCCTTGAGCCGCACCGCGCCAGGCAGGTTATAGGCGCCACTGGCCGGGTCCAGTTGCCAGAGAAACCACATCCGCTGCTGCGCGTAGGACAGCGCCTGGCGGTCGGCTGCAGCCACCCCTGCCGGGATCGGAAACCGGGAAAAATCCACCCCTTCCTTGTGCAGCGCCTGGAGGAACATCTGGCGTTTTTCCAGGGGCAACCCGATAAACCGGCGAGCAAGTTTCAAGGAGTCTTCAGCGTTCATTTCTTGGGATCCGGGGCAATAGGCAGGAAGCACAAAGGCACGTCGTCCCTATAAAACGAATCCGGAGGGGAAAAATTAGCGGGGGATTGGGGGCGCAGACCACGGTGTCATCAAGGGTTACATCAAACACCGAGTCGCTCGGCGAGGCTGTCCTATCATTGACGCAACCCATCATTTGCAACTACATTTAGTTACAGGCAAGGATCGCCGTGTCGAAAAATGAAAAGCTGCTGGCCAAACTGTTCAATGAGCAATCGGCCTTTACCTGGTCCGAACTCGTCACGCTGCTGCGGCGCCTGGGCTACACGCAAATCGAAGGGGCGGGTAGCCGGGTCAGCTTCGACAAGGGCGACCCCAGTGCAATGATCACCCTGCACAAGCCTCACCCCGGCAACGAACTGAAACACTACATTCGGCGCCAGGTCATCGAACAATTGAAATCAGGAGAACTGATTCAGTGAACAACCAGCTGAAACACAAAGGCTACATCGGCTCCATCGAAGCCAGCATCGAAGACAACTGCCTGTTCGGGAAGCTGCTTTTCATCAAGGCCCTGGTCAGCTACGAGGGAAAAACCGTCGCCGAGTTGGACACGGCTTTTTGCCACGCCGTAAACGACTACATCGAGACCTGCCAGGCCCTTGGGCAAACACCGGAAAAGCCCTGCAAGGGTTCGTTCAACGTCCGTGTCGGCCATGACCTCCACTTGGCCGCTGCCCTCGCGGCAGCCCGGCAAAAAGTGACGTTGAACGATCTCACGCGGCAAGCGCTGAACGAATTCCTGCAACATCGCGGCGCACTGGTGACAGGGTAATCACCCCAACCGCCGATACCCCGACAGCGCCGCCCCCAGCACCACCGCCCCCGCCGCCAGCGCCACCCAGAACCCGCTGGGTGCGCCGAAGTGGTCGATCATCCAGCCCGAGCTGGCAGCGCCGATGGCCACGCCGATGCTCAGGCCGGTGATCAGCCAGGTCATGCCTTCGGTCAGGCGGCTCGGCGGTACGATTTGTTCCACCAGGGCCATGGACACGATCAATGTCGGGGCGAAGAACAGGCCGGAGATGAAAATTGCTGCCGCCAACCCGGGAATGTTCGTCACCAGCAACAACGGCAGCGTAGTGATCGCCGTCGCCACGCCGCAGTACAGGAACTGGCGAGGCAGCGGGGATTTCAATTTCAGGGCACCAAACGCCAGCCCGGCCAGGCACGAACCGATGGCATACACCGACAACACAATGCTCGCGGCAGCCGGCTGGCCCTGATGCTGGGCGAAGGCGACGCTGACCACGTCCACCACGCCGACGATGATGCCCATGGCCATCAACAGCACCATCAGGATCAACACCGAGGGCGAAGCGATCAGCCACCGGCCATGCTC
This genomic window from Pseudomonas sp. Bout1 contains:
- a CDS encoding type II toxin-antitoxin system HicB family antitoxin, with protein sequence MNNQLKHKGYIGSIEASIEDNCLFGKLLFIKALVSYEGKTVAELDTAFCHAVNDYIETCQALGQTPEKPCKGSFNVRVGHDLHLAAALAAARQKVTLNDLTRQALNEFLQHRGALVTG
- a CDS encoding type II toxin-antitoxin system HicA family toxin, which produces MSKNEKLLAKLFNEQSAFTWSELVTLLRRLGYTQIEGAGSRVSFDKGDPSAMITLHKPHPGNELKHYIRRQVIEQLKSGELIQ